From a single Drosophila sulfurigaster albostrigata strain 15112-1811.04 chromosome 3, ASM2355843v2, whole genome shotgun sequence genomic region:
- the LOC133840204 gene encoding metallophosphoesterase 1 isoform X2, with amino-acid sequence MASLRVVNRLVCRGFIVLTLLLMFFNEVLIYYIAQSRWHSIDCQHENCTRLLLIADPQILGNSYDRSSHSPLARYDSDRYLQKSFERAISFTQPHIIVFLGDLLDEGNIATAQEYKQYVKRFKRIFQNKKFTKRVHVPGDNDIGGDNGDYISNSNQRRFENEFMSEDLFDYDNHLRFFKINRMLLDFTNPDKDNNADRLRIGVSHAPLLIGGGPLLRAIISDLDPHIIFSGHWHESRIFIYPSTKVINFYENAVRHFDLKALKEQDHSYLEIMVPTCSYRMGKSKIGMGYAVLEDYNLSYTVLWQPNRFILLFTYVFWGLFVLCGGIVYKMMTRCPFRVVKRHTQYSRVSNVPQF; translated from the exons ATGGCTTCATTGCGTGTAGTTAATAG ATTAGTCTGTCGTGGATTTATTGTGCTCACTTTGCTGCTCATGTTCTTCAACGAAGTACTTATCTATTATATAGCACAATCCAGATGGCATTCAATCGATTGCCAACATG AGAACTGCACTCGTTTGCTGCTCATTGCGGATCCACAAATTCTAGGCAACTCTTATGATCGCTCATCGCATAGTCCTTTGGCTCGATACGATTCGGACAGATATTTGCAAAAGTCCTTTGAGCGTGCCATCTCGTTCACGCAGCCACACATCATAGTTTTCTTGGGAGATTTACTGGATGAGGGTAACATAGCTACCGCTCAGGAGTACAAGCAATATGTGAAGCGTTTTAAGCGcatttttcaaaacaaaaaatttacaaaa CGCGTTCATGTGCCAGGTGATAACGATATAGGCGGCGACAATGGAGATTATATTTCCAACTCGAATCAGCGACGTTTCGAAAACGAATTTATGAGCGAAGATCTGTTTGACTATGACAATCATTTGCGTTTCTTCAAGATCAATCGCATGCTACTAGATTTCACGAACCCCGACAAAGATAACAATGCTGATCGTCTGCGCATCGGAGTCTCGCATGCTCCACTTCTCATTGGCGGCGGACCTTTGTTGCGAGCTATTATCAGCGATTTGGATCcgcatattatattttcggGACATTGGCACGAATCgcgtatatttatataccccTCGACGAAGGTCATCAATTTCTATGAGAATGCCGTGCGACATTTTGATCTGAAAGCACTAAAAGAGCAGGATCACAGTTATCTAGAGATTATGGTGCCCACATGCTCGTATCGCATGGGTAAATCAAAGATTGGCATGGGCTACGCAGTGCTAG AGGACTATAATCTGAGCTACACGGTGCTGTGGCAGCCGAATCGCTTTATACTGCTCTTCACATATGTCTTCTGGGGCCTGTTTGTGCTGTGCGGCGGCATTGTCTATAAAATGATGACACGATGTCCCTTCCGAGTGGTTAAGCGGCATACTCAATACAGTCGCGTATCAAATGTACCTCAATTTTAG
- the LOC133840203 gene encoding tyrosine-protein kinase-like otk, which yields MMKSQITVWRLLSSALILVSVRASPMPAAEVSIVEGPQPQLTVKEQSAVQLPCGYQLPDVLRQSNSVTLRWRKDGKTLRQVELGQTSSTTSEPQLETMVREDARLTLRKENGSLHFASVLASDAGQYQCELVVEGRPAISSNSGSLEVIEQLKFVPQPQPTKNLELGSVSKVHCKAQGTPPPQVKWMRESQLPLPENVTDHNGTLVFRGVSNEQRGQYTCMASNSQGQISATVSINVVVAPKFTVPPVGPGEISEGDIAVMHCQATGEPKPTIQWDKDLTYLNENNTDPARFHLLENGTLEIHNVQTEDEGRYGCTIGSSAGLKREEVLLVVKSNKSASNSIITRIIIVIICLAFLYFVLVLGLKLWYRYRRHMGKVQLEDATHAAVDGDGDGHEHAEHEPCLTEANSSKNLKSKLRESTILEQESQVADDIV from the exons ATGATGAAGTCACAGATAACCGTGTGGCGGCTCTTAAGCTCTGCTCTGATCCTCGTCTCTGTGCGCG CATCGCCAATGCCGGCAGCAGAAGTTAGCATAGTGGAAGGTCCGCAGCCACAGCTAACCGTAAAGGAGCAGAGTGCGGTGCAATTGCCATGTGGCTATCAATTGCCGGACGTGCTCCGCCAGAGCAATAGTGTGACGCTGCGCTGGCGCAAGGATGGCAAGACATTGCGGCAAGTGGAGCTTGGCCAGACGAGCAGCACCACCAGCGAACCGCAGTTGGAGACAATGGTGCGGGAGGATGCTCGACTGACGCTGCGCAAGGAGAATGGTTCGCTTCACTTTGCCAGTGTGCTGGCCAGCGACGCGGGTCAGTATCAATGCGAACTTGTGGTCGAGGGACGGCCGGCAATTAGCTCCAACAGCGGCAGCCTGGAGGTGATTGAGCAGCTGAAGTTTGTGCCACAGCCGCAGCCGACCAAGAACCTGGAATTGGGCAGTGTCAGCAAGGTGCACTGCAAGGCACAAGGCACTCCGCCGCCTCAAGTCAAATGGATGCGG GAATCTCAACTGCCGTTGCCAGAGAACGTAACCGATCACAATGGGACGCTGGTGTTCCGTGGTGTCAGCAATGAGCAGCGTGGTCAGTACACTTGCATGGCCAGCAATAGCCAGGGACAGATTAGCGCCACGGTGTCCATCAATGTGGTGGTGGCGCCCAAGTTTACAGTGCCGCCGGTGGGACCTGGTGAGATTAGCGAGGGCGACATCGCTGTGATGCACTGCCAGGCAACGGGCGAACCGAAGCCGACGATACAATGGGACAAGGACTTGACGTATCTGAATGAGAATAATACGGATCCAGCTCGCTTTCATCTGCTGGAGAATGGCACACTAGAGATCCACAATGTGCAGACGGAGGACGAGGGACGCTATGGCTGCACCATTGGCAGCAGTGCTGGACTGAAGCGTGAGGAGGTTCTGCTGGTGGTCAAGAGCAATAAGTCAGCCTCGAACTCGATCATCACACGCATCATCATTGTGATCATATGCCTGGCATTCCTCTACTTTGTGTTGGTGCTGGGCCTCAAGCTGTGGTATCGCTATCGTCGGCACATGGGCAAGGTGCAGCTTGAGGATGCGACGCATGCGGccgtcgatggcgatggcgatggccaCGAGCATGCCGAGCATGAGCCCTGCCTCACGGAAGCCAATTCCAGCAAGAACCTCAAGAGTAAGCTGCGCGAGAGCACCATTCTGGAGCAGGAGTCGCAGGTGGCCGATGACATTGTCTAG
- the LOC133840204 gene encoding metallophosphoesterase 1 isoform X1: MASLRVVNRLVCRGFIVLTLLLMFFNEVLIYYIAQSRWHSIDCQHENCTRLLLIADPQILGNSYDRSSHSPLARYDSDRYLQKSFERAISFTQPHIIVFLGDLLDEGNIATAQEYKQYVKRFKRIFQNKKFTKFRMISAYFQRVHVPGDNDIGGDNGDYISNSNQRRFENEFMSEDLFDYDNHLRFFKINRMLLDFTNPDKDNNADRLRIGVSHAPLLIGGGPLLRAIISDLDPHIIFSGHWHESRIFIYPSTKVINFYENAVRHFDLKALKEQDHSYLEIMVPTCSYRMGKSKIGMGYAVLEDYNLSYTVLWQPNRFILLFTYVFWGLFVLCGGIVYKMMTRCPFRVVKRHTQYSRVSNVPQF, translated from the exons ATGGCTTCATTGCGTGTAGTTAATAG ATTAGTCTGTCGTGGATTTATTGTGCTCACTTTGCTGCTCATGTTCTTCAACGAAGTACTTATCTATTATATAGCACAATCCAGATGGCATTCAATCGATTGCCAACATG AGAACTGCACTCGTTTGCTGCTCATTGCGGATCCACAAATTCTAGGCAACTCTTATGATCGCTCATCGCATAGTCCTTTGGCTCGATACGATTCGGACAGATATTTGCAAAAGTCCTTTGAGCGTGCCATCTCGTTCACGCAGCCACACATCATAGTTTTCTTGGGAGATTTACTGGATGAGGGTAACATAGCTACCGCTCAGGAGTACAAGCAATATGTGAAGCGTTTTAAGCGcatttttcaaaacaaaaaatttacaaaa TTTCGTATGATCTCCGCCTACTTTCAGCGCGTTCATGTGCCAGGTGATAACGATATAGGCGGCGACAATGGAGATTATATTTCCAACTCGAATCAGCGACGTTTCGAAAACGAATTTATGAGCGAAGATCTGTTTGACTATGACAATCATTTGCGTTTCTTCAAGATCAATCGCATGCTACTAGATTTCACGAACCCCGACAAAGATAACAATGCTGATCGTCTGCGCATCGGAGTCTCGCATGCTCCACTTCTCATTGGCGGCGGACCTTTGTTGCGAGCTATTATCAGCGATTTGGATCcgcatattatattttcggGACATTGGCACGAATCgcgtatatttatataccccTCGACGAAGGTCATCAATTTCTATGAGAATGCCGTGCGACATTTTGATCTGAAAGCACTAAAAGAGCAGGATCACAGTTATCTAGAGATTATGGTGCCCACATGCTCGTATCGCATGGGTAAATCAAAGATTGGCATGGGCTACGCAGTGCTAG AGGACTATAATCTGAGCTACACGGTGCTGTGGCAGCCGAATCGCTTTATACTGCTCTTCACATATGTCTTCTGGGGCCTGTTTGTGCTGTGCGGCGGCATTGTCTATAAAATGATGACACGATGTCCCTTCCGAGTGGTTAAGCGGCATACTCAATACAGTCGCGTATCAAATGTACCTCAATTTTAG